One Hypomesus transpacificus isolate Combined female chromosome 6, fHypTra1, whole genome shotgun sequence DNA segment encodes these proteins:
- the LOC124469171 gene encoding microtubule-associated protein RP/EB family member 3-like isoform X1: MAVNVYSTSMTIENMSRHDMLAWVNDSLQLTYTKIEQLCSGAAYCQFMDMLFPGCILLKKVKFQARLEHEFIHNFKVLQASFKRMTIDKIIPVERLVKGKFQDNFEFIQWFKKFFDANYDGKEYDPQQTRQGQEGTPSPNPGPQRTSPTANKPVPTVPRHVNNVPTVPRQINNVPIKRAAPIRNGGDAEITELNQQLLDLKLTVDGLEKERDFYFSKLRDIELICQEHENENSTTLSKIMDILYATEVLTNKEDGFAPPEDEEVVDSPKGDPEEY, encoded by the exons ATGGCAGTGAATGTTTATTCCACCTCGATGACCATAGAGAACATGAGTCGGCATGACATGCTGGCCTGGGTGAACGACTCTCTACAGCTCACCTACACCAAGATAGAACAGCTCTGCTCAG gtgctgCGTACTGCCAGTTCATGGACATGCTGTTTCCTGGATGCATACTACTGAAGAAGGTGAAATTTCAGGCCCGTCTGGAACACGAATTCATCCACAACTTCAAAGTTCTGCAGGCTTCATTTAAGAGAATGACTATTGACAAg aTCATTCCAgtggagaggctggtgaaagggAAGTTTCAGGATAACTTTGAGTTTATTCAGTGGTTTAAAAAGTTTTTCGATGCCAACTATGATGGAAAAGAGTATGACCCTCAACAAACAAGACAAGGCCAGGAGGGAACCCCGTCACCcaacccag GTCCCCAGAGGACATCTCCCACTGCAAACAAGCCTGTCCCCACGGTCCCACGGCACGTCAACAACGTCCCCACGGTCCCTCGGCAGATAAACAACGTCCCCATCAAGAGGGCAGCGCCCATCCGCAATGGAGGAGACGCAGAGATCACAGAACTCAACCAACAG CTGCTGGACCTGAAGCTGACTGTGGACggtctggagaaagagagagatttctACTTCAGCAAACTCCGGGACATCGAGCTGATCTGTCAGGAGCATGAGAATGAAAACAGCACTACACTCAGCAAGATCATGGATATACTCTACGCTACAGAGGTATTGACAAACAAAGAG gACGGCTTCGCTCCgccagaggatgaggaggttgTGGACTCACCAAAGGGGGATCCGGAGGAGTACTGA
- the LOC124469171 gene encoding microtubule-associated protein RP/EB family member 3-like isoform X2, giving the protein MAVNVYSTSMTIENMSRHDMLAWVNDSLQLTYTKIEQLCSGAAYCQFMDMLFPGCILLKKVKFQARLEHEFIHNFKVLQASFKRMTIDKIIPVERLVKGKFQDNFEFIQWFKKFFDANYDGKEYDPQQTRQGQEGTPSPNPGPQRTSPTANKPVPTVPRHVNNVPTVPRQINNVPIKRAAPIRNGGDAEITELNQQLLDLKLTVDGLEKERDFYFSKLRDIELICQEHENENSTTLSKIMDILYATEDGFAPPEDEEVVDSPKGDPEEY; this is encoded by the exons ATGGCAGTGAATGTTTATTCCACCTCGATGACCATAGAGAACATGAGTCGGCATGACATGCTGGCCTGGGTGAACGACTCTCTACAGCTCACCTACACCAAGATAGAACAGCTCTGCTCAG gtgctgCGTACTGCCAGTTCATGGACATGCTGTTTCCTGGATGCATACTACTGAAGAAGGTGAAATTTCAGGCCCGTCTGGAACACGAATTCATCCACAACTTCAAAGTTCTGCAGGCTTCATTTAAGAGAATGACTATTGACAAg aTCATTCCAgtggagaggctggtgaaagggAAGTTTCAGGATAACTTTGAGTTTATTCAGTGGTTTAAAAAGTTTTTCGATGCCAACTATGATGGAAAAGAGTATGACCCTCAACAAACAAGACAAGGCCAGGAGGGAACCCCGTCACCcaacccag GTCCCCAGAGGACATCTCCCACTGCAAACAAGCCTGTCCCCACGGTCCCACGGCACGTCAACAACGTCCCCACGGTCCCTCGGCAGATAAACAACGTCCCCATCAAGAGGGCAGCGCCCATCCGCAATGGAGGAGACGCAGAGATCACAGAACTCAACCAACAG CTGCTGGACCTGAAGCTGACTGTGGACggtctggagaaagagagagatttctACTTCAGCAAACTCCGGGACATCGAGCTGATCTGTCAGGAGCATGAGAATGAAAACAGCACTACACTCAGCAAGATCATGGATATACTCTACGCTACAGAG gACGGCTTCGCTCCgccagaggatgaggaggttgTGGACTCACCAAAGGGGGATCCGGAGGAGTACTGA